From one Lycium ferocissimum isolate CSIRO_LF1 chromosome 7, AGI_CSIRO_Lferr_CH_V1, whole genome shotgun sequence genomic stretch:
- the LOC132065153 gene encoding MYB-like transcription factor 4 yields the protein MGRSPCCEKAHTNKGAWTKEEDERLIAYIRTHGEGCWRSLPKAAGLLRCGKSCRLRWINYLRPDLKRGNFTEEEDELIIKLHSLLGNKWSLIAGRLPGRTDNEIKNYWNTHIRRKLLGRGIDPTTHRPVNEPSTTQKVTTISFGAAGNKIKDEEDHKMINVKAESGLSQLEDEIISSPFREQCPDLNLELRISPPSRQNYQQSHHDQDLKQSPRCFACSLGIQNSKDCNCSKNNMGNIASYDFLRLRTKGVLDYRTLETK from the exons ATGGGAAGATCACCATGCTGTGAAAAAGCACACACAAATAAAGGAGCATGGactaaagaagaagatgaaagaCTTATTGCTTATATTAGAACTCATGGTGAAGGTTGTTGGAGATCACTTCCTAAAGCTGCTGGTCTTCTAAGGTGCGGTAAAAGTTGCAGACTACGGTGGATTAATTACTTGAGGCCTGACCTTAAACGTGGTAACTTtactgaagaagaagatgaacttATTATCAAACTCCATAGCCTTCTTGGTAACAA GTGGTCACTTATAGCTGGAAGGTTACCAGGAAGAACAGATAACGAGATAAAGAACTACTGGAATACACATATAAGAAGGAAACTTTTGGGGCGGGGCATTGATCCAACAACACACAGGCCCGTTAACGAGCCTAGTACCACACAAAAAGTCACAACGATTTCATTTGGTGCTGCtggaaataaaattaaagatgaagaagatCACAAGATGATTAATGTCAAAGCTGAATCCGGGCTTAGCCAATTAGAAGATGAGATTATTAGCAGTCCATTTCGAGAACAGTGTCCTGATTTAAATCTTGAACTCAGAATTAGCCCTCCTTCTCGTCAAAATTACCAACAGAGCCATCATGATCAAGATTTAAAACAGAGTCCAAGGTGTTTTGCATGCAGTTTGGGTATACAAAATAGTAAAGATTGCAATTGCAGTAAAAATAATATGGGTAATATTGCAAGTTATGATTTTTTACGGTTAAGGACTAAAGGTGTTTTGGACTATAGAACTTTGGAGACTAAGTGA
- the LOC132065155 gene encoding L-ascorbate peroxidase 3-like — translation MAKPIVDTEYINEIEKARRDLRALIASKNCAPIMLRLAWHDAGTYDFKSKTGGPNGSIRNEEEFTHGANNGLKIALDFCEAVKSKHPKITYADLYQLAGVVAVEVTGGPTIDFVPGRKDSSISTKEGRLPDAKQGVPHLKDVFYRMGLSDKDIVALSGAHTLGRAHPERSGFDGPWTKEPLKFDNSYFVELLTGESEGLLKLPTDIALLDDPEFRQYVELYAKDEDAFFKDYAISHKKLSELGCTLSSGSKTTVRDGTILAQSAVGVVVAAAVVALSYWYEVRKRMK, via the exons ATGGCGAAACCAATCGTAGACACagaatacatcaatgaaattgAGAAAGCTCGTCGCGATCTCCGCGCTCTAATCGCCAGCAAAAACTGTGCACCAATCATGCTTCGCTTAGC ATGGCACGATGCAGGAACGTATGATTTTAAGTCAAAAACTGGTGGACCGAATGGTTCTATCAGAAATGAGGAAGAGTTCACTCATGGTGCTAATAATGGCTTGAAAATCGCTCTTGACTTTTGcg AAGCAGTGAAGTCTAAACATCCAAAGATTACATATGCAGATCTATACCAG CTTGCAGGTGTTGTTGCAGTTGAGGTCACTGGTGGTCCGACTATTGATTTTGTCCCTGGTAGGAAG GATTCCAGTATTTCTACAAAGGAAGGGCGGTTGCCAGATGCTAAACAAG GTGTGCCACATCTAAAAGACGTATTTTATAGGATGGGTTTGTCTGACAAAGATATAGTGGCACTATCAGGGGCTCATACACTG GGAAGGGCACATCCAGAAAGATCAGGCTTTGATGGTCCATGGACAAAGGAGCCACTGAAATTTGACAATTCATATTTTGT GGAGCTGCTTACGGGGGAAAGTGAGGGCCTACTGAAACTTCCCACAGACATAGCTTTATTGGATGATCCTGAGTTCAGACAGTATGTTGAGCTGTATGCTAAG GATGAAGATGCTTTCTTTAAGGATTACGCCATATCACACAAGAAACTATCTGAGCTAGGGTGCACCCTAAGTTCTGGTTCCAAGACCACAGTGAGGGATGGTACTATATTAGCACAAAGTGCTGTAGGAGTTGTTGTGGCTGCAGCAGTGGTGGCACTGAGTTACTGGTATGAAGTGCGGAAAAGGATGAAGTAA